A stretch of DNA from Candidatus Cloacimonadota bacterium:
GTACATTTTTTTCGCTCAATTCTTCTTTCGAACACTCGAGCAGATATTTTGTGATCTCTTCCTGCATTTGATCCGTCATTTCTTCCATTTTTTTTAATTCTTCGATTTTCCTGCCCATTTTTTTGTCAGGATTATTGAAAACCTCTAAAAATGTTTTGAACATTTTTTCCGTTATATCGGACATTTTCGTGATCTCATTTTTAGCATTCAAGATGTTCATTTGTGCTGTATCCTGCAGTCCTGTTGAAATGTAATCCAGTTTATATTCTGTTATTTTATCACGCTCTTTCGGTTTGACCAGCTTTTCGACCAATAAAGCAAGTTTAGGAATAAAAGAGATGAAAATGATCGTGTTCATTATATTGAAAATCGTATGGAATAATGACAAATTCAAAGGAAGATTAACAGACTGACCATTTTCATTTGTTAGAAATGGATCCCAGGGAGCAATTTTTAAGATAAATGCAGTAAAATATTTAAAAATAAAAGCTATCCAGATTACGCCGAAAGTATTAAAAAGGAAATGAGCTCTCGCTGCTCGTCTGGCATTAACTGAAGTTCCTATCGAGGCGAGATAAGCGGTAATAGTTGTCCCGATGTTTTCTCCGAGAACAACAGCAGCCGCAGTTGGGAAATCTATCCAACCTTTGAAAGCCATAGTAACTGTGATCGCCATCGCTGCACTCGATGATTGCACAATAACGGTCAGAAATGTGCCGACTCCAACAAAGATAAGGAAAGATAAAAATCCCATATCTGTGTAATTCTGGAGGAAAGCCAGTATTTCCGGATTATTTTTTATATCAGGAACAGATTCTTTGAGAAACATCAAACCCAGAAATAATAAACCAAATCCGATCAGGACTTCTCCGAAATCGCGTCTTTTCTTGAATTTCGAGAAAATAAAGGG
This window harbors:
- a CDS encoding Na/Pi cotransporter family protein; protein product: MISAIFNLLGSLGVFLFGMRVMSDGLQKVAGNKMQSILNFMTKNRFVAVLTGFLITGLIQSSSATTVMVVSFVNASLLNLTQAIGVIMGANIGTTVTTWIVSFFGFKFKITAIALPIVGIGLPFIFSKFKKRRDFGEVLIGFGLLFLGLMFLKESVPDIKNNPEILAFLQNYTDMGFLSFLIFVGVGTFLTVIVQSSSAAMAITVTMAFKGWIDFPTAAAVVLGENIGTTITAYLASIGTSVNARRAARAHFLFNTFGVIWIAFIFKYFTAFILKIAPWDPFLTNENGQSVNLPLNLSLFHTIFNIMNTIIFISFIPKLALLVEKLVKPKERDKITEYKLDYISTGLQDTAQMNILNAKNEITKMSDITEKMFKTFLEVFNNPDKKMGRKIEELKKMEEMTDQMQEEITKYLLECSKEELSEKNVQNVNAMMRIVNELESIGDSCYKLSLLSQRKYNKQLEFNEKIYNEINDYSNLIFEFIKFYTDNLNVHLSRKDLDFAINLENKINTSRNNLRKAARKRLQEGSEVRSELLYLDILKNFEHIGDNALNISQALRQFY